A window of the Amycolatopsis solani genome harbors these coding sequences:
- a CDS encoding 4-hydroxybenzoate 3-monooxygenase, with protein sequence MRTQVAIVGAGPAGLLLSHLLGLEGIDSVLLERQTADYVQARIRAGMLEAGTVGLLRETGLGARLDVEGMEHRGIHLQWPGERHDLDFVDLVGRSVTIYGQTEITKDLMAAREKAGRPAYYSASDVTLHDVTGKPHVTFVDVEGTARRVDADVVVGCDGFHGPSRASIPGAEVWERAYPFAWLGVLADVAPSADELIYAWHPDGFAMHSMRSPRVSRFYLQVAPDEDIAAWSDDRIWDALATRLGHPGWSLGTGPITEKSVLPMRSFVATPMRHGHLYLAGDAAHIVPPTGAKGLNLAVADVALLAKALTASLKDGTDELVDAYSDTALRRVWRCTHFSWWMTSMLHRHGDDFDARLQLAQLQRTVTSVAAATELADNYSGLPL encoded by the coding sequence GTGCGCACCCAGGTCGCCATCGTCGGCGCCGGCCCGGCCGGGCTGCTGCTGTCCCACCTGCTCGGCCTCGAAGGCATCGACTCGGTGCTGCTCGAACGGCAGACCGCCGACTACGTCCAGGCGCGCATCCGTGCGGGCATGCTCGAGGCGGGCACGGTCGGCCTCCTGCGCGAGACCGGGCTCGGCGCCCGGCTCGACGTCGAGGGCATGGAACACCGGGGCATCCACCTGCAGTGGCCCGGCGAACGGCACGACCTGGACTTCGTCGACCTCGTCGGCCGGTCGGTGACGATCTACGGGCAGACCGAGATCACCAAGGACCTCATGGCGGCGCGGGAAAAGGCCGGCCGCCCGGCGTACTACTCGGCGTCCGACGTCACCCTGCACGACGTCACCGGGAAACCGCACGTCACCTTCGTGGACGTCGAAGGCACCGCCCGCCGGGTCGACGCGGACGTCGTCGTCGGCTGCGACGGCTTCCACGGGCCGAGCCGGGCGTCCATCCCGGGCGCCGAGGTGTGGGAGCGCGCTTACCCGTTCGCGTGGCTGGGTGTGCTGGCCGACGTCGCGCCGTCGGCCGACGAGCTGATCTACGCGTGGCACCCGGACGGCTTCGCGATGCACAGCATGCGCTCGCCGCGCGTGAGCCGGTTCTACCTGCAGGTGGCGCCGGACGAGGACATCGCCGCGTGGAGCGACGACCGGATCTGGGACGCGCTCGCCACGCGCCTCGGCCACCCCGGGTGGAGCCTGGGGACGGGGCCGATCACCGAGAAGAGCGTGCTGCCGATGCGCAGCTTCGTCGCGACGCCGATGCGGCACGGCCACCTCTACCTCGCCGGGGACGCCGCGCACATCGTGCCGCCCACCGGGGCGAAGGGGCTGAACCTGGCGGTCGCGGACGTCGCCCTGCTGGCGAAGGCGCTCACCGCCTCGCTCAAGGACGGCACCGACGAGCTCGTCGACGCGTACTCCGACACGGCGCTGCGGCGCGTCTGGCGCTGCACGCACTTCTCCTGGTGGATGACGTCGATGCTGCACCGCCACGGCGACGACTTCGACGCCCGGCTCCAGCTGGCCCAGCTCCAGCGCACGGTGACGTCGGTGGCTGCGGCGACCGAGCTCGCGGACAACTACTCGGGGCTTCCCCTGTAA
- a CDS encoding DHA2 family efflux MFS transporter permease subunit: MRVETPPTPAVTEVGTAKRRWVLAITSVASMMVVLDALVVATALTAIRAGTGASAAELEWTVNAYGLSFAVLLMTAAAAGDRWGRRRVFTAGVGVFALASLVCALAPDAGTLIAGRVLQGAGAAFVMPLALALLGAAFPPELRPKALGVFASVSGVAVPLGPLLGGAVVAGISWPWIFWINVPVGAVLVVLARTRVEESHGPDRALDGPGLLLAGAGSFGVVWGLAQVGTASWAGVVGPVAAGLVAFGAFVAWQRRAAHPMLPLRLFRSRRFSAGNAVIFFHWASALGATFFMAQFLQEGLGYGPLAAGAGLAPWGLTTVVVPQLAGRLVGRFGERPFIVAGLGAHGLAMLWIAVVAGPASTYWAIAAPLVLSGTGIAMCLPAVQSAVLTSAGPRFLGKASGAFSAMRQLGGAFGVAALVAGFSLAGGYSSRAAFADGFTAALVVSAVLAAAGVLAGCFVPRREPKEN; the protein is encoded by the coding sequence GTGCGCGTCGAAACCCCGCCCACGCCGGCGGTAACCGAGGTAGGAACAGCGAAGCGACGGTGGGTCCTGGCGATCACCTCGGTCGCTTCGATGATGGTCGTGCTCGACGCGCTCGTCGTGGCGACCGCGCTGACCGCGATCAGGGCGGGCACGGGTGCGTCGGCCGCCGAGCTCGAATGGACGGTGAACGCCTACGGCCTGAGCTTCGCCGTCCTGCTCATGACGGCCGCGGCGGCCGGGGACCGGTGGGGACGGCGGCGGGTGTTCACCGCCGGGGTGGGCGTGTTCGCGCTGGCGTCGCTGGTCTGCGCCCTCGCGCCGGACGCCGGCACCCTGATCGCCGGCCGGGTCCTGCAGGGCGCCGGCGCCGCGTTCGTCATGCCGCTCGCGCTGGCGCTGCTGGGCGCCGCCTTCCCGCCGGAGCTCCGGCCGAAGGCCCTCGGCGTCTTCGCGAGCGTGAGCGGGGTGGCGGTGCCGCTCGGGCCGCTGCTGGGCGGCGCCGTCGTGGCGGGCATCTCCTGGCCGTGGATCTTCTGGATCAACGTCCCCGTGGGCGCGGTCCTCGTCGTCCTCGCCCGCACCCGGGTCGAGGAGAGCCACGGCCCCGATCGCGCCCTCGACGGGCCGGGCCTGCTGCTGGCCGGCGCCGGTTCGTTCGGGGTGGTGTGGGGCCTGGCCCAAGTCGGCACCGCGAGCTGGGCGGGCGTCGTGGGACCGGTCGCGGCCGGGCTGGTCGCGTTCGGCGCGTTCGTCGCCTGGCAGCGGCGGGCGGCGCACCCGATGCTGCCGCTCCGGCTGTTCCGCTCGCGCCGGTTCTCGGCGGGCAACGCGGTGATCTTCTTCCACTGGGCTTCCGCGCTGGGCGCGACCTTCTTCATGGCCCAGTTCCTGCAGGAGGGGCTCGGGTACGGGCCGCTCGCCGCCGGGGCCGGGCTGGCGCCGTGGGGGCTGACCACCGTGGTCGTCCCACAGCTGGCGGGGCGCCTGGTCGGCCGGTTCGGCGAGCGGCCGTTCATCGTCGCCGGCCTGGGCGCGCACGGCCTCGCCATGCTCTGGATCGCCGTGGTCGCCGGCCCGGCGAGCACGTACTGGGCGATCGCCGCGCCGCTCGTGCTGTCGGGCACGGGCATCGCGATGTGCCTGCCCGCCGTGCAGAGCGCGGTGCTGACGTCGGCCGGGCCGCGGTTCCTCGGCAAGGCCTCCGGCGCCTTCAGCGCGATGCGGCAGCTCGGCGGCGCCTTCGGCGTGGCCGCCCTGGTCGCCGGGTTCTCGCTGGCCGGCGGCTACTCGTCACGGGCCGCGTTCGCCGACGGGTTCACCGCCGCCCTCGTGGTCAGCGCC
- a CDS encoding IclR family transcriptional regulator, translating into MVKRDSVLTRVVRIFETFEPDAPALRVTDIARGAGLHVATASRLIEELVGHGWLRRDTDRRVRVGVRLWELASRASPTLGLREAAMPFMEDLHAVVGHHTQLAVLEDREVLFVERLSAPGAVVNVTRVAGRLPLHASSSGLVLLAHAPAELQEQVLAGPLEAFRRTTLTEPARLRRFLADVRRDGYAYCAGFIDEETTGIAVPLRGRGGDVVAALSVIVPNDDSARMQIPALRAAARGISRMLSH; encoded by the coding sequence GTGGTGAAACGCGACTCCGTGCTGACGCGTGTCGTCCGGATCTTCGAGACGTTCGAACCGGACGCGCCCGCGCTGCGTGTCACCGACATCGCGCGGGGCGCCGGGCTGCACGTCGCGACGGCGTCGCGGCTGATCGAGGAGCTGGTCGGGCACGGCTGGCTGCGGCGCGACACCGATCGGAGGGTGCGGGTGGGCGTCCGCCTGTGGGAGCTGGCCTCGCGCGCTTCCCCGACGCTGGGGCTGCGCGAAGCGGCGATGCCGTTCATGGAGGACCTGCACGCCGTCGTCGGGCACCACACGCAGCTCGCCGTGCTGGAGGACCGCGAAGTGCTGTTCGTCGAGCGGCTTTCCGCACCAGGGGCGGTCGTGAACGTGACGCGCGTGGCCGGGCGGCTGCCGCTGCACGCGTCGTCGTCCGGGCTCGTGCTGCTCGCCCACGCACCCGCCGAGCTGCAGGAACAAGTGCTGGCGGGCCCGCTGGAAGCCTTCCGGCGCACGACGTTGACCGAGCCCGCGCGGCTGCGGCGGTTCCTCGCCGACGTCCGGCGGGACGGCTACGCGTACTGCGCGGGCTTCATCGACGAAGAGACCACGGGGATCGCCGTCCCGCTGCGGGGACGCGGTGGCGACGTCGTCGCCGCGCTGTCGGTGATCGTGCCCAATGACGACTCCGCGCGGATGCAGATCCCGGCGTTGCGCGCGGCGGCCCGGGGGATTTCGAGGATGCTCTCTCATTGA